One region of Streptomyces davaonensis JCM 4913 genomic DNA includes:
- a CDS encoding FG-GAP-like repeat-containing protein, whose protein sequence is MRRWGVAALLAAGLTMGTLGPAQAVHGGVPGDFNGDGYKDAVLPAPGANVSGKQAAGAVVVLYGSSSGLAASRRKTITQNTSGVPGTAEAYDRFGAATATADLNRDGYADLVVGSPYEDTSKGTDAGTVTVLWGSKSGLTTGTDLPSPSEAPHLYGQDIAALSLGAASKTWVAAAGYDASVHFTGPFSRTGTFGVGILNMDTGSVESVALGDFNGDGVPAPAVVTARDGDLTGGRVHTTFSPGTELTGNGLIAASGDVNGDGYADLVAGDPDEPAVAGADGMLGGRVLVWYGSANGISNATEPVQLTQNTAGVPGASEKDDAFGGGLTVADLNRDGLADIVVGAPYENVGGVPRAGAVTVIPGRASGALGTGAYTFTQDTSGVPSTSETDDFFGTTVSAGDVNKDGRPELYVGASGENNSTGAVFVLPGGTSRPTGTGARVFTGPSIGLTQSNGTLLGGDGLLWVI, encoded by the coding sequence ATGCGCAGATGGGGTGTGGCCGCGCTGCTGGCGGCGGGGCTCACGATGGGCACGCTCGGGCCGGCGCAGGCCGTGCACGGCGGGGTGCCCGGAGACTTCAACGGCGACGGCTACAAGGACGCCGTACTGCCCGCGCCGGGGGCGAACGTCTCCGGCAAGCAGGCCGCCGGGGCGGTGGTCGTGCTGTACGGCTCGTCCTCCGGGCTCGCGGCGAGCCGACGCAAGACGATCACGCAGAACACCTCCGGGGTGCCGGGCACGGCGGAGGCGTACGACCGGTTCGGCGCCGCCACCGCGACGGCGGACCTGAACCGGGACGGGTATGCCGACCTCGTGGTCGGCTCGCCGTACGAGGACACGTCGAAGGGGACCGACGCCGGTACGGTGACGGTCCTCTGGGGCAGCAAGAGCGGCCTGACGACCGGCACGGACCTGCCGTCGCCGTCCGAGGCCCCGCACCTCTACGGCCAGGACATCGCCGCGCTCAGCCTCGGCGCCGCGTCCAAGACCTGGGTGGCGGCCGCCGGTTACGACGCGTCCGTGCACTTCACGGGCCCCTTCTCGCGCACCGGGACCTTCGGCGTCGGCATCCTCAACATGGACACCGGGTCCGTGGAGTCGGTCGCGCTCGGCGACTTCAACGGCGACGGGGTGCCCGCCCCGGCCGTCGTCACCGCCCGGGACGGCGATCTGACCGGCGGCCGCGTGCACACGACGTTCTCACCCGGGACGGAGCTGACCGGCAACGGCCTGATCGCCGCCTCCGGCGACGTCAACGGCGACGGCTACGCCGACCTCGTGGCCGGTGACCCGGACGAGCCCGCGGTCGCGGGCGCGGACGGCATGCTCGGCGGCCGGGTCCTGGTCTGGTACGGCTCCGCGAACGGCATATCCAATGCCACCGAGCCGGTCCAGCTCACCCAGAACACCGCGGGCGTGCCCGGCGCGAGCGAGAAGGACGACGCCTTCGGCGGCGGGCTCACGGTGGCCGACCTCAACCGGGACGGGCTCGCCGACATCGTGGTCGGCGCGCCCTACGAGAACGTCGGCGGCGTGCCGCGGGCCGGTGCGGTCACCGTGATCCCCGGCCGCGCCTCGGGCGCCCTGGGCACCGGCGCGTACACCTTCACCCAGGACACCTCCGGCGTGCCCAGCACCTCCGAGACCGACGACTTCTTCGGTACGACGGTCTCGGCGGGCGACGTGAACAAGGACGGCCGCCCGGAGCTTTACGTCGGAGCGTCCGGCGAGAACAACTCCACCGGCGCCGTCTTCGTCCTCCCCGGCGGCACCTCCCGCCCGACCGGCACCGGCGCCCGCGTCTTCACCGGCCCCTCGATCGGCCTGACCCAGAGCAACGGCACACTGCTCGGCGGTGACGGGCTGCTCTGGGTCATCTGA
- a CDS encoding FG-GAP repeat domain-containing protein, whose translation MGRHALRRGGLAAAVSSLVVAVAATSVVVLSDGGDTAEAAEAATTRIALSDPSSTEPREDRPFVAGESGYLHRADGLTGLLWTDYASGDTVTVGTADGVYTPVSSCTYLYSACRTAWYGSDSDLVALPSALSAPSVTLWDPATATSKAVTWSGSSEGYYRALAGDTIVTNNALIDFVDGAQRTRRVTGETTNILDNQIVAADSKGVLWARNGGIHYIDVESAVSTEAFAGDTDDYVMSADRIGWYDATTGELHLKSRTDLATPEQVVTLPYPDEINGEPVLVGDWVLLPSGLEVVALSLTDGSTRTVLSNAGDYVLPAPGDTALVTGGTGADDWWLQRVSEAADGTPALEKRYQVPATEKAKRGIALSRGSLRVVDSGRYTTLRSLTTDGSTELTAGAAVDSAQLSSKAVCPQAGSTTCIPLWGNTGSEPDDVYLSTFYDGDEGGSGLENADRINSVAGSDLEFGTGGGAIVDVSDDYAVYNSGSTQYVGEFGQGRRLKRSVRAAALNGPTLWSATTTAGQLTSYSLTTNKTTATVTVPGLGCVPSELQAAGRWVYWACGSASAGVYDTKAGTSKAVAPGDVLLGDGFTVRHDHKAATLVLTEAATGTTHVIASHLPDSGVAADRRYRWTVDEYTGLVAWFDLYERAQVATTGITPSAPTAFRTEADYDTEPSSALPWRGTWLLSRPVTSWSLTFTSVQSGANGKATRTVTGGATAAEVSASWNGTADGVRFPNGWTKWTLKATGLGSSTASTVTSGELFLQRGTPVRHDFTSPDGPDGRGDLLTLNSSGGLTWHSGTGTGKFGEKTTGTGWPTTIKAIPFGDLSGDRCNDVLVRYSSGALRLYKPGCGSTVKPSTSYTTLATSGWTQYDVLTSPGDLSGDGRPDLLVRNASTGAVYLYKGTSTGKLSARVKLYDDWKTYKKIVGVGDITGDGKADLLAQDKANTLYRYDGKGDGTFAARVKLFSDWGGTYNAVVGVGDITDDGRADLVSRDTSGNLWRNSGDGKGSFGSRTKIATGFGGYKLLS comes from the coding sequence GTGGGCAGACACGCCCTGAGACGGGGCGGTCTGGCCGCTGCCGTCTCCTCGCTGGTGGTCGCCGTCGCGGCCACGTCCGTGGTCGTCCTGTCGGACGGCGGCGACACCGCGGAGGCGGCCGAGGCCGCCACCACCCGGATCGCGCTGAGCGATCCGAGCTCCACCGAGCCGCGCGAGGACCGCCCGTTCGTCGCGGGCGAGAGCGGCTACCTGCACCGGGCGGACGGGCTGACCGGGCTGCTGTGGACGGACTACGCGAGCGGTGACACGGTCACCGTCGGGACCGCGGACGGCGTCTACACCCCGGTCAGCAGCTGCACCTACCTCTACTCCGCGTGCCGTACGGCCTGGTACGGGTCGGACAGCGACCTGGTCGCCCTGCCCTCGGCGCTGTCCGCCCCGTCCGTCACTCTCTGGGACCCGGCGACGGCCACCTCCAAGGCCGTGACCTGGAGCGGCTCCAGCGAGGGCTACTACCGGGCCCTGGCCGGGGACACCATCGTCACCAACAACGCCCTGATCGACTTCGTCGACGGCGCCCAGCGCACCCGCCGCGTCACCGGCGAGACCACGAACATCCTGGACAACCAGATCGTCGCCGCGGACTCCAAGGGTGTGCTGTGGGCGCGCAACGGCGGGATCCACTACATCGACGTCGAGTCGGCCGTGAGCACCGAGGCGTTCGCGGGCGACACCGACGACTACGTGATGAGCGCGGACCGCATCGGCTGGTACGACGCCACCACGGGCGAACTGCACCTGAAGTCCCGTACCGACCTCGCCACCCCGGAGCAGGTCGTCACGCTGCCGTATCCCGACGAGATCAACGGCGAGCCGGTCCTCGTCGGCGACTGGGTCCTGCTGCCGTCCGGCCTGGAGGTCGTCGCCCTCTCGCTCACCGACGGCTCCACGCGGACGGTGCTGTCGAACGCCGGCGACTACGTGCTCCCCGCCCCCGGCGACACCGCCCTGGTCACCGGCGGCACCGGCGCCGACGACTGGTGGCTCCAGCGGGTCAGCGAGGCCGCGGACGGCACCCCGGCCCTGGAGAAGCGCTACCAGGTCCCGGCGACGGAGAAGGCCAAGCGGGGCATCGCGCTCAGCCGGGGCAGCCTGCGCGTCGTCGACTCCGGCCGCTACACGACCCTGCGCTCCCTGACGACCGACGGCTCCACCGAGCTGACCGCCGGCGCGGCCGTGGACAGCGCCCAGCTCTCGTCCAAGGCGGTCTGCCCGCAGGCGGGCAGCACCACGTGCATCCCGCTGTGGGGCAACACCGGCAGCGAGCCGGACGACGTCTACCTCAGCACGTTCTACGACGGTGACGAAGGCGGCAGCGGTCTGGAGAACGCCGACCGGATCAACTCCGTCGCGGGCAGCGACCTGGAGTTCGGCACCGGGGGTGGCGCCATCGTCGACGTCTCCGACGACTATGCCGTCTACAACTCCGGATCCACGCAGTACGTCGGCGAGTTCGGCCAGGGCCGGCGGCTGAAGCGGTCGGTCCGCGCCGCCGCCCTCAACGGCCCCACTCTGTGGAGCGCCACCACCACCGCGGGCCAGCTGACCTCGTACAGCCTCACCACGAACAAGACGACCGCGACCGTGACCGTGCCGGGCCTCGGCTGTGTGCCGAGCGAGCTCCAGGCTGCGGGCCGCTGGGTGTACTGGGCCTGCGGGTCGGCCTCGGCGGGCGTGTACGACACCAAGGCCGGTACGTCGAAGGCGGTCGCCCCCGGTGACGTCCTGCTCGGCGACGGCTTCACCGTCCGCCACGACCACAAGGCCGCCACCCTGGTCCTCACCGAGGCGGCCACCGGCACCACCCACGTGATCGCCTCCCACCTGCCCGACAGCGGGGTCGCCGCGGACCGCCGGTACCGCTGGACCGTCGACGAGTACACGGGCCTGGTGGCCTGGTTCGACCTGTACGAGCGCGCCCAGGTCGCCACCACGGGCATCACCCCGTCCGCGCCGACGGCGTTCCGGACGGAGGCCGACTACGACACGGAACCGTCCTCGGCACTGCCCTGGAGGGGCACCTGGCTGCTGTCCCGCCCGGTCACCTCCTGGTCCCTGACCTTCACTTCCGTCCAGAGCGGCGCGAACGGCAAGGCCACCCGCACGGTCACCGGCGGCGCGACCGCGGCCGAGGTGTCGGCGTCCTGGAACGGTACGGCGGACGGGGTCCGCTTCCCCAACGGCTGGACCAAGTGGACCCTCAAGGCCACCGGCCTCGGCAGTTCCACCGCGTCGACGGTCACCAGCGGGGAGCTCTTCCTCCAGCGAGGCACCCCGGTCCGGCACGACTTCACCAGCCCCGACGGCCCCGACGGCCGAGGCGATCTGCTCACCCTCAACTCCTCCGGCGGCCTGACCTGGCACAGCGGCACGGGCACCGGCAAGTTCGGCGAGAAGACCACCGGCACCGGCTGGCCCACCACCATCAAGGCGATCCCCTTCGGCGACCTGAGCGGCGATCGCTGCAACGACGTCCTCGTCCGCTACAGCAGCGGCGCCCTGCGCCTGTACAAGCCGGGCTGTGGTTCGACGGTCAAGCCGTCGACGTCGTACACCACGCTGGCCACCAGCGGCTGGACCCAGTACGACGTGCTGACCTCGCCGGGTGACCTCAGCGGCGACGGCCGCCCGGACCTGCTGGTCCGCAATGCCTCCACCGGCGCCGTCTACCTCTACAAGGGCACCAGCACGGGCAAGCTCTCCGCCCGCGTGAAGCTCTACGACGACTGGAAGACGTACAAGAAGATCGTGGGCGTCGGTGACATCACCGGCGACGGCAAGGCCGACCTGCTCGCCCAGGACAAGGCCAACACCCTCTACCGCTACGACGGCAAGGGCGACGGCACCTTCGCGGCCCGCGTGAAGCTCTTCAGCGACTGGGGCGGTACCTACAACGCGGTCGTGGGCGTCGGCGACATCACCGACGACGGTCGGGCCGACCTCGTCTCCCGCGACACCAGCGGCAACCTCTGGCGCAACAGCGGGGACGGCAAGGGATCGTTCGGCTCGCGCACGAAGATCGCGACCGGTTTCGGCGGCTACAAGCTCCTTTCCTAG
- a CDS encoding SpoIIE family protein phosphatase: protein MRTGEPLPAVQEVLAALATGQWHWSTATGLVTVDAEAARLLGLPEERATLRESQVRARLHPVDWNEIAGVIQLAVAEGTLGEVRVRIMDERGEVVRITRSRFKPSFDPHKRAYEVIGTLQEVTEPTPGTPAGRGAVTGDWRRSREAFLLDAGRALAEARSTAEVLRVAAGLSMPGFSPDGLAVFGVEADRLTIIGHHGQQPGDEDPFTHMSLQTDYPAAEVVRTGRAVYLSTPEQYRSRYPVTWPLAAHFGRRSWAFLPLTVAGRTMGAWMAAFTYPVAFTPDERSVLTTVARMLAQALSRAGAAETQRELTDGLQRSMLPMLGPQEIPGMSVAARYVPTGGGLQVGGDWYDMIPLPGGRFALVIGDVQGHDVRAAGLMGQLRIALRAYASEGHRPDAVLSRASRFLHGMTDDDDPELLDLRFATCLYVEVDPASATLDVARAGHPDPAIRMADGTVLTRPTAGGLPLGIDPDADYPTTRLTLEPGETMLLCTDGLIETGGHDLETGWKRIRSILEDHQGDLEALSDALVQAVHGPSSHHTTGPLADRREDDIAVLLLCREGEGCGCGETVTAVRPTVRRAMLTVAQDEPERIAVARHQLRELLHDWISADQVDSAVLLLSETLTNVLVHTDADALLLAEVHGEAGRRRMRVEVTDTSDDLPHKRRPGELASSGRGLMLIELLADTWGVDPRGEGKSIWFELAESAQDG, encoded by the coding sequence ATGCGCACTGGTGAGCCCCTGCCCGCCGTGCAGGAGGTTCTCGCCGCCCTGGCGACGGGCCAATGGCACTGGTCCACCGCCACCGGGCTGGTCACGGTCGACGCCGAGGCGGCCCGGCTGCTCGGGCTGCCCGAGGAACGGGCCACGCTCCGGGAGTCCCAGGTACGCGCCCGGCTGCACCCGGTCGACTGGAACGAGATCGCCGGAGTGATCCAGCTCGCCGTCGCCGAGGGCACCCTCGGCGAGGTGCGGGTGCGGATCATGGACGAGCGGGGCGAGGTCGTCCGGATCACCCGCAGCCGTTTCAAGCCCTCCTTCGACCCGCACAAACGGGCCTACGAGGTGATCGGCACCCTCCAGGAGGTCACCGAGCCCACGCCGGGCACCCCGGCCGGGCGGGGTGCGGTCACCGGGGACTGGCGGCGCTCGCGGGAGGCGTTCCTGCTGGACGCGGGCCGGGCGCTCGCGGAGGCGCGGTCCACGGCGGAGGTGCTGCGGGTGGCGGCCGGGCTGTCGATGCCGGGCTTCTCGCCGGACGGGCTCGCGGTGTTCGGCGTGGAGGCGGACCGGCTGACGATCATCGGCCACCACGGTCAGCAGCCCGGCGACGAGGACCCGTTCACGCACATGTCCCTCCAGACCGACTATCCGGCCGCCGAGGTGGTGCGCACCGGCCGGGCCGTCTATCTCTCCACGCCCGAGCAGTACCGCTCCCGCTACCCGGTGACCTGGCCGCTCGCGGCACACTTCGGGCGCCGCTCGTGGGCGTTCCTGCCGCTGACGGTGGCCGGGCGGACGATGGGCGCCTGGATGGCGGCCTTCACCTATCCGGTGGCGTTCACGCCCGACGAGCGGTCGGTGCTGACGACGGTGGCCCGGATGCTGGCGCAGGCGCTGTCCCGGGCCGGGGCCGCGGAGACCCAGCGCGAGCTCACCGACGGGCTCCAGCGCTCCATGCTGCCGATGCTGGGCCCGCAGGAGATACCGGGCATGAGCGTCGCCGCCCGCTATGTGCCCACCGGCGGCGGCCTCCAGGTCGGCGGTGACTGGTACGACATGATCCCGCTGCCGGGCGGCCGGTTCGCCCTGGTCATCGGGGACGTCCAGGGCCATGACGTACGGGCGGCGGGCCTGATGGGGCAGCTCCGGATCGCCCTGCGCGCCTACGCCTCCGAGGGCCACCGCCCGGACGCCGTGCTCTCCCGGGCCTCCCGCTTCCTGCACGGCATGACGGACGACGACGATCCGGAACTGCTCGACCTGCGCTTCGCGACCTGCCTGTACGTCGAGGTGGACCCCGCCTCGGCCACCCTGGACGTCGCCCGCGCCGGGCACCCCGACCCGGCGATCCGGATGGCGGACGGCACGGTGCTGACCCGGCCGACGGCGGGCGGGCTGCCGCTCGGGATCGACCCGGACGCGGACTATCCGACGACGAGGCTCACCCTGGAGCCCGGCGAGACGATGCTGCTGTGCACCGACGGTCTGATCGAGACCGGCGGCCATGACCTGGAGACCGGCTGGAAGCGGATCCGCTCGATCCTGGAGGACCACCAGGGCGATCTGGAGGCCCTGTCCGACGCCCTGGTCCAGGCGGTGCACGGCCCCTCCTCGCACCACACCACCGGCCCGCTGGCGGACCGGCGCGAGGACGACATAGCGGTCCTGCTGCTGTGCCGCGAGGGGGAGGGCTGCGGCTGCGGCGAGACGGTGACGGCCGTACGGCCGACGGTCCGCCGCGCCATGCTGACGGTGGCGCAGGACGAGCCCGAGCGGATCGCGGTGGCCCGGCACCAGCTCCGCGAGCTGCTGCACGACTGGATCTCCGCCGACCAGGTCGACTCCGCGGTCCTGCTGCTCTCCGAGACGCTGACCAACGTCCTGGTCCACACCGACGCCGACGCCCTGCTGCTGGCGGAGGTGCACGGCGAGGCGGGCCGGCGCCGGATGCGCGTGGAGGTCACGGACACCAGCGACGACCTCCCGCACAAGCGGCGCCCCGGGGAGCTGGCCTCCTCGGGCCGGGGCCTGATGCTGATCGAGCTGCTCGCGGACACGTGGGGGGTCGATCCGCGGGGCGAGGGCAAGAGCATCTGGTTCGAGCTGGCGGAGAGCGCTCAGGACGGCTAG
- the aspS gene encoding aspartate--tRNA ligase has product MHRYRSHTCGELRASDVESDVRLSGWLHNRRDLGGILFIDLRDHYGITQLVARPGTPAYEALDKLSKESTVRVDGKVVSRGTENVNPDLPTGEIEVEVGEVELLGAAAPLPFTINAEDGVNEERRLEYRFLDLRRERMHKNIMLRTAVISAIRHKMTALGFNEMATPILSATSPEGARDFVVPSRLNPGKFYALPQAPQQFKQLLMISGFDRYFQIAPCFRDEDARADRSPGEFYQLDVEMSFVEQEDVFQPIEKLMTELFEEFGNGRHVTSPFPRIPFREAMLKYGSDKPDLRAQLELVDITDVFEGSEFKAFAGKHVRALAVPDVSAQPRKFFDQLGDFAVSQGAKGLAWVRVAEDGSLSGPIAKFLTEENVAELTKRLSLAAGHAVFFGAGEFDEVSKIMGAVRVEAAKRAGHFEEGVFRFCWIVDFPMYEKDEDTGKIDFSHNPFSMPQGGLEALETQDPLDILGWQYDIVCNGVELSSGAIRNHEPEIMLKAFEIAGYDRDTVEEQFAGMLRAFRFGAPPHGGIAPGVDRIVMLLADEPNIRETIAFPLNGNAQDLMMGAPTELDETRLRELHLSVRKPQPK; this is encoded by the coding sequence ATGCATCGGTACAGGTCCCACACCTGCGGCGAGCTCCGCGCCTCTGACGTCGAGAGCGACGTCCGGCTCAGTGGCTGGCTGCACAATCGGCGCGACCTGGGCGGCATCCTCTTCATCGATCTGCGCGATCACTACGGCATCACGCAGCTTGTCGCCCGCCCCGGCACGCCCGCCTACGAGGCCCTGGACAAGCTGTCCAAGGAGTCCACGGTGCGGGTGGACGGCAAGGTTGTTTCACGTGGAACCGAGAACGTGAACCCCGACCTGCCCACCGGCGAGATCGAGGTCGAGGTCGGCGAGGTCGAGCTGCTCGGCGCCGCCGCCCCGCTGCCGTTCACGATCAACGCCGAGGACGGGGTCAACGAGGAGCGGCGCCTCGAGTACCGCTTCCTGGACCTGCGGCGCGAGCGCATGCACAAGAACATCATGCTGCGTACGGCGGTCATCTCGGCGATCCGTCACAAGATGACGGCGCTGGGCTTCAACGAGATGGCGACCCCGATCCTGTCCGCGACCTCCCCCGAGGGCGCCCGTGACTTCGTGGTCCCCTCCCGCCTGAACCCGGGCAAGTTCTACGCCCTCCCCCAGGCGCCGCAGCAGTTCAAGCAGCTGCTGATGATCTCCGGCTTCGACCGGTACTTCCAGATCGCGCCCTGCTTCCGTGACGAGGACGCCCGCGCCGACCGTTCGCCGGGCGAGTTCTACCAGCTCGACGTCGAGATGAGCTTCGTCGAGCAGGAGGACGTCTTCCAGCCGATCGAGAAGCTCATGACGGAGCTGTTCGAGGAGTTCGGCAACGGCCGTCACGTCACCTCCCCCTTCCCGCGGATCCCGTTCCGCGAGGCGATGCTGAAGTACGGCTCCGACAAGCCGGACCTGCGGGCCCAGCTGGAGCTCGTCGACATCACCGATGTCTTCGAGGGCTCGGAGTTCAAGGCGTTCGCGGGCAAGCACGTGCGTGCCCTGGCGGTGCCGGACGTCTCCGCGCAGCCCCGGAAGTTCTTCGACCAGCTCGGTGACTTCGCGGTCTCGCAGGGCGCGAAGGGCCTGGCCTGGGTGCGGGTGGCCGAGGACGGCTCGCTGTCCGGCCCGATCGCGAAGTTCCTCACCGAGGAGAACGTCGCCGAGCTGACCAAGCGCCTCTCCCTGGCCGCCGGTCACGCCGTGTTCTTCGGCGCGGGCGAGTTCGACGAGGTCTCCAAGATCATGGGCGCAGTCCGGGTCGAGGCCGCCAAGCGCGCCGGGCACTTCGAGGAGGGCGTCTTCCGGTTCTGCTGGATCGTCGACTTCCCGATGTACGAGAAGGACGAGGACACCGGGAAGATCGACTTCTCGCACAACCCGTTCTCGATGCCGCAGGGCGGTCTTGAGGCCCTGGAGACCCAGGACCCGCTGGACATCCTGGGCTGGCAGTACGACATCGTCTGCAACGGCGTCGAGCTGTCCTCCGGCGCGATCCGGAACCACGAGCCGGAGATCATGCTGAAGGCGTTCGAGATCGCCGGCTACGACCGGGACACCGTCGAGGAGCAGTTCGCCGGCATGCTCCGCGCGTTCCGCTTCGGCGCCCCGCCGCACGGCGGCATCGCCCCCGGCGTCGACCGCATCGTGATGCTGTTGGCGGACGAGCCGAACATCCGCGAGACCATCGCCTTCCCGCTCAACGGCAACGCCCAGGACCTGATGATGGGCGCGCCGACGGAGCTGGACGAGACGCGGCTGAGGGAGCTGCACCTCTCGGTGCGCAAGCCGCAGCCGAAGTAG
- a CDS encoding IS701 family transposase, producing the protein MTPDEIALVRGELETFAAEVFEPFARRDQRRWGQVYLRGLLTDGQRKSVEPMAARLGEDGNRQALANFITTSPWDPAHIRAQLAWRMEERIGPDAFVFDDTGFLKDGTASACVSRQYTGTAGKVTNCQVGVSLHLASDHASAAVNWRLFLPQSWDPASPKADADKVARRTACGIPDDVGHVEKWQLALDMLDETRSWGIEVPLAVADAGYGDAAAFRNGLQERGLNYVVGISTTLSAQPADAVPVAEPHSGSGRPPVAKYPDKPRPVKELVIAAGRKAARPVQWREGSRPGTGRSGRKRMYSRFVALRIRPAGREVRQHVDGPELPVCWLLAEWPAGESEPVQYWLSDLPSGMPLTTLVRLAKLRWRIEHDYREMKQALGLAHFEGRTWNGWHHHVTLVSVAHAFCTLQRLARTPKEAAPA; encoded by the coding sequence GTGACTCCGGACGAGATTGCGTTGGTGCGTGGTGAGTTGGAGACGTTCGCGGCGGAGGTGTTCGAGCCGTTTGCGCGCAGGGATCAGCGACGGTGGGGGCAGGTCTATCTGCGGGGGCTGCTGACCGACGGGCAGCGTAAATCGGTCGAGCCGATGGCCGCCCGCCTGGGTGAGGACGGGAACCGGCAGGCACTGGCCAACTTCATCACCACCAGTCCCTGGGACCCGGCACACATCCGGGCCCAGCTCGCCTGGCGGATGGAGGAGAGGATCGGGCCCGACGCCTTCGTCTTCGACGACACAGGGTTCCTCAAGGACGGGACTGCCTCGGCGTGTGTGTCGCGGCAGTACACCGGCACGGCCGGCAAGGTCACCAATTGCCAGGTCGGCGTCTCCCTCCACCTCGCGTCCGACCACGCCTCGGCGGCGGTCAACTGGCGGTTGTTCCTGCCCCAGAGCTGGGATCCCGCCTCGCCGAAGGCCGATGCGGACAAGGTCGCCCGCCGCACAGCCTGCGGTATCCCGGACGATGTCGGGCATGTGGAGAAGTGGCAGCTGGCCCTGGATATGCTCGACGAGACCCGCTCCTGGGGCATCGAGGTGCCGCTGGCCGTCGCGGACGCCGGATACGGTGACGCCGCCGCGTTCCGGAACGGACTGCAGGAACGCGGCCTGAACTACGTGGTGGGGATCTCCACCACGCTGTCTGCCCAGCCCGCCGACGCGGTGCCGGTGGCCGAACCGCACTCCGGGTCCGGACGCCCGCCGGTGGCGAAGTATCCCGACAAGCCGCGGCCGGTGAAGGAGCTGGTCATCGCGGCGGGCCGGAAGGCGGCCCGGCCGGTGCAGTGGCGGGAGGGCTCCCGGCCCGGCACCGGCCGCTCCGGCCGCAAGCGGATGTACTCCCGCTTCGTGGCGCTGCGGATCCGGCCCGCCGGACGCGAGGTCCGCCAGCACGTCGACGGCCCGGAACTGCCTGTGTGCTGGCTGCTGGCCGAATGGCCGGCCGGCGAGAGCGAGCCGGTGCAGTACTGGCTGTCCGACCTGCCCTCCGGCATGCCCCTGACCACACTGGTCCGCCTCGCCAAACTCCGCTGGCGCATCGAGCACGACTACCGGGAGATGAAACAGGCCCTGGGACTCGCCCACTTCGAGGGCCGGACCTGGAACGGATGGCACCACCACGTCACCCTCGTCTCCGTCGCGCACGCCTTCTGCACGCTGCAACGACTGGCCCGGACCCCAAAAGAAGCAGCGCCGGCCTGA
- a CDS encoding intradiol ring-cleavage dioxygenase yields the protein MTGNHTAEGPKHKRDLTRRKVVVAGAGAVAAVGVGGTFAAGAFADDSGDSATDTTSETCYKLTSETTEGPYYIDADKIRRDITEDKEGIPLVLNLKVIDNETCRPVANAAVDIWHCDALGIYSGYESLSTGGGGGTPPTDAPTDLPSGTPTGEPPSGAPSGGTGGGIHEEPTDDERYLRGTWKTDKQGRVTFRTIFPGWYRGRTVHIHTKVHVDGEWTDAGYEGGHTCHTGQFFFDEESVLASAEVEPYSTSTTERTTLEQDTIYDQSGTAGGLLKLKYNKKNIAKGVVGSITMGVDPDATNTGT from the coding sequence ATGACGGGAAACCACACGGCCGAAGGGCCGAAGCACAAGCGGGACTTGACGCGTCGTAAGGTCGTCGTCGCCGGAGCCGGGGCGGTCGCCGCGGTGGGCGTGGGCGGCACGTTCGCGGCGGGCGCGTTCGCGGACGACAGCGGTGACAGCGCCACGGACACCACGTCCGAGACCTGCTACAAGCTCACCTCGGAGACCACCGAGGGGCCGTACTACATCGACGCCGACAAGATCCGCCGGGACATCACCGAGGACAAGGAGGGCATCCCGCTCGTCCTGAACCTCAAGGTGATCGACAACGAGACGTGCAGGCCGGTCGCGAACGCCGCCGTCGACATCTGGCACTGCGACGCGCTCGGCATCTACTCGGGCTACGAGAGCCTGTCGACCGGCGGTGGTGGCGGCACGCCCCCGACGGACGCGCCGACCGACCTGCCCTCCGGCACCCCGACCGGCGAACCGCCGTCCGGCGCTCCCTCCGGCGGCACGGGCGGCGGGATCCACGAGGAGCCCACCGACGACGAGCGCTATCTGCGCGGCACCTGGAAGACCGACAAGCAGGGCCGGGTCACGTTCCGGACGATCTTCCCGGGCTGGTACCGGGGCCGTACCGTCCACATCCACACCAAGGTGCATGTGGACGGCGAGTGGACGGACGCCGGTTACGAGGGCGGCCACACCTGCCACACCGGCCAGTTCTTCTTCGACGAGGAGTCCGTCCTCGCCTCCGCCGAGGTCGAGCCGTACTCGACCTCGACGACCGAGCGCACCACGCTGGAACAGGACACGATCTACGACCAGTCCGGCACCGCGGGCGGCCTGCTCAAGCTGAAGTACAACAAGAAGAACATCGCCAAGGGCGTCGTCGGCTCCATCACGATGGGCGTCGACCCGGACGCGACGAACACCGGTACCTGA